The Anastrepha ludens isolate Willacy chromosome 2, idAnaLude1.1, whole genome shotgun sequence DNA window ctcatctgctttacagtttccctcaatatctctatgtcccggaacccaaataaggctgaccttgaatacgtcactaatatcatttagagctgcccggcattcctgtgcaaccttcgatcttagtaaagccgcattcattgatttgatggccgcctggctatccgagaatatatttataatcgtttttgttacggcgtgcgtatttaggtatgtagccacttcttttatagctagtacctctgcctgatagacgctgcagtagtctggtagtcgaacggatagttccagtcctaattccttcgagaagACTCcgtagccaaccttatcgtctagcttggagccatctgttacactcgaacttttggctaccgtttttgaattccgatatcaattggccgcctcggagctgtgatttaagcccgttggactatttcttgtggggagccgttaaggacaaatgctatgcgaaccatctagagacgattgatgctttaaaacacgaaatcgaagttgccattcatgaaattagaGCCctaacaatcgaaaatgtgcttaaaaattgggttgatcaaatggcctactgtaaagccagttcaatcttcaaaataaaaaaaaaaagtttgaaaaaatattgattagtttttttatagccgattcaaaaagcaaattttacatggcccaccctatataagttTAAAATCTTATAAACAATGCATTGAATTTcatgttattaaaatattatttaaattatgtgaTAAACGTATATTCCTTTTGTTTAGGTGATTGGTAAAGATATCATAAGGGATCGCACAATTTTATAGCCtactaaattttagtacaatgaaGTGTAAGTTTGAGACGGCACAAAACCTTTGTTggaatttaataatatatttcccTGACGGTGTTGCCTATTTTCACCGTATGAAGAAAATGTGAATTTGTTATTAAGAGAAAATGCGCAGCGCCATCAAGaaaaaaggtataaaaaaaactacGAGATTTTTTAGCAGCTttcaacttgcactttattgtactacaatttaaaaagctttaaaattgcataccaaatttttttctagaaattccaacaaaaaaacatgGATTTGGTCTTAAGAGTTTCgggaaattttccaatttttgcattaagtttgaaaattatattcatatgctttttgttagacaatgagccatatgtttgcgaaaaaaaaattaaaattaaaaaaaaattgtaaaaactgttcaaaatattttggtGCTATAAATTTTTCGGGACTGTATTTACACTAAATCGTTTGtggttatttgaattttttacgtaCCGAAATACTCCGCAATTGATCTATGGAATTTTCGACTACagtttttatagtttattttatttgaattcgaAGCCGTCCCGAAGTGCATACGACTGCATAAGACCAGCCAGGTTTGATCATTACATTGAAAAGCAAGATCCTATTTTCTAACTTCATCCCATAATTCACTGAaggataaattttattttctatatttttcttcttccagATGAGCTTTCTGTCTAGAGTCatgccaagatatttgattttcttgtGGAATGGActtgctatttatttttaaaggtgGGTATAAATACACTAACTCTCGTTAGTATTGATTTTCCAAGCACTTAGCCGCAGTTAAAGCATTTCAAAGTGCTCTTACTTGTagcaatttagttttaaaaagtaaaatggttagtttcaaaaaattaagctGCAAGTCACTTTTTGGTTGCATTCTGTACATGTATTATATGCGCAATTCTTCAGTCTGATGACTGCTTAATACAGGCGGCACTGTTTATAAGAAACTTTCAAATTCTGACCGGAACAACAAAGAGTTTGCTTCAATGGCAATTTTTGTGATGATGATTTAAGTGATCTTTCTGTTGACAAGCTACACAGCACTCGGTTTTTCCTTTAACTCTCGGTTGACTGAGCAGCCGCAAACATAGCGTGAACTGGCTGCGCAGCACTACTACCACAAAGCGGGCtgagaattttaaaattccaaaattggGTTTTTCTGGCCACTACATACCACCACCATCACATAATAGAGTTCATTTGGCTTGTTGTGTATTAGTAGCAATCATTTGGTTGCTGGCGCCGATGCTATTAGGCACTTGATCTTGACAATGGACACTTCCGCCAATGACAAAATAGCTgcgtaaaaatttgttttcgtcaTCAACTGGTTTTGTGGCTCTTCAATTTTGCTGCCACGCGGTGCTACTGCTGCCCGGCAGAATTACTAAACGCATGCGTCCACACATTCGCATAATCAGGTTGTTTAAGTATAAAAAGCAGTGCGCGCACTTGAATCGCAACTCAGTACTCAACTAGCTAAGCAGAGCAACTCATTTCTAGAACTCGACAAGAAGTAAGGAAGCAAACTCAACTAACCAAAAATGGCTGGACATGTAAGTAAAGATCTTTTTTAAAAGGATGTTTCAAAAATTGTACACTAAAATCTTTGtctctattttattttccaccAGCTCCTCAAAGTCGCACTCATCTGCACTCTTGTTGCTGCCCTACATGCCGCACCTGCACCACAACCAGCCGCTGCTGGCGCTCAGGCGCGTACTTTTGGCGGCCTAGGCTTGGGCGCTGGGTTTGGTCTGGGCATTGGTGGTTATGGTGGTTTAGGAGGTTATGGTGGCTACCCTGGCTACTACCGTGGCTATCCAGGCGGTTATGGCGGCTATTATGGCAGACCCGGTTTCGGTGGTGGCTATTACCCAGGCTATGGTGGCGGATATGGCGGCTATGGCAATTATGGTGGCTCCTTCAGTCAGTCCCAAAGTCAGTCGAACAGCCATAGTGGCTACTACAATGGTGGTTTTGGTAATGGTTTCTTTGGTTAAATAGTTAAAAGCTCTGATAAGTTTAGTTGTAAATAGTTTTAGATATTTTATAAGAACAACtgagaattttttgtatatacttattttaaagataaacaaatttttcgttaaaattcTTTGGTTTCTAAGTCTCAAGCCTTTACTTTAGTAATATCTATCTACTGGTATGGCTCTGACCTGTTTGAGTGGGAGTCAAAAAAAGCTATTTTGATACCTAGGAATTTGGGGTGATAACTTTGTTTCTATAAATTATAATCACTGTATTAAGCTTTGCATAAATCCAATACGGTTCGGAGAGTGGATAACATATAATGTTTTTGAGGGTTCATACACCCAACAGTTTCTTTGTGCTGTCATAATTCTAAAACTCAGAATGTAGGCTATTTTGTGCTGCCTaatcgcggccgccgtagccgaatgggttggtgcgtgattaccattcggaattcaccgagaggtcgttggttcgaatctcggtgaaggcaaaattaataaaaacatttttctaatagcggtcgcccctcggcaggcaatggcaaacctccgagtgtatttctgccatgaaaaagctcctcataaaaatatctgccgttcggagtcggcttgaaactgtaggtccctccatttgtggaacaacatcaagacgcacaccacaaataggaggaggagctcggccaaacacctaacagaagtgtacacgccaattatttattttatttttaatcgcagtggagagaattcagaaggtgtggccaagctcagaccgttaaccgactCTCAATAATTTTGtaggaatcagctgattagcTGAGAGTGGTTTGTTTATGACAAACCTTTAGTGCTGATTGGACTTAAATCTACTAAAATATACACATTATTATTAAAGTTCCGCTAGAGTAACGCGGTACCCAAGGTACAACTCGAACTCCTTCTATGATATCGAATATGGTATATAGGTTTGATATAGGCTTGATATCAGATGGCTTTACTGTTAGTATAAATCTTGGGTTACCATAGCCTATATTGTTTTCACGGATCTGAAGATATTTTGCATCTAATACTCGCACTTAACATGGATGAGAAAGTTGATTGccgtaaagaaaatattttcgaagaaaatttagtttttcttctgAGATCCGGTTGCAAAAGGGGTCTGATCACTCTAATTGTAACTACCGACTAGGGATTTAGGAACATAATTTCCGCTCAGGGTTTATTGAAAATAACAGAGGTAGGAGAATAATACTGTGATCACGAAGTTAGATGAAATTCTAGATTTAAAATACGCTAGCTCATCAATTCTGACc harbors:
- the LOC128857583 gene encoding uncharacterized protein LOC128857583 encodes the protein MAGHLLKVALICTLVAALHAAPAPQPAAAGAQARTFGGLGLGAGFGLGIGGYGGLGGYGGYPGYYRGYPGGYGGYYGRPGFGGGYYPGYGGGYGGYGNYGGSFSQSQSQSNSHSGYYNGGFGNGFFG